In Rhizobium sp. N324, a single genomic region encodes these proteins:
- a CDS encoding Gfo/Idh/MocA family protein, whose translation MSQVRVAVLGASGWMGKVHTMAYQTFPHFFGVSDGTANIVALVDSNPEVAPDIGNRAPGARIYQDWKLAVADPEVDLIDICLPDHLHYPVAKAALLAGKHVYCEKPLANTADEARELAEIAREKGVITRVGHAFPRNPVHDMAKDIIDSGEIGEIKLFRGCQHVDMYGDPTAPFMWRADGKLAPTGIVGDTGSHIFSFMDFLVGRVSSLIADNLIVTPRRPVVEGLAYGEQVKLSGNESWADITNPDATNLLCRFANGAGGIVDFSRVATGRKFMQTYEVYGTKGSIAYTYDEINRLRFYSNDDRTGRRGFREIDVGPENATFRAFLPLPNFGIGYNESKIIEVAEVIRSIVANKPMWPTFDTGHHICQIVDACMQSSRQKRWVDIPLG comes from the coding sequence ATGTCTCAAGTCAGAGTTGCAGTGCTTGGCGCCTCGGGCTGGATGGGGAAGGTCCACACGATGGCCTACCAGACCTTTCCGCATTTCTTCGGCGTCTCGGACGGAACGGCGAATATCGTGGCGCTGGTCGATAGCAACCCTGAGGTAGCGCCGGATATCGGCAACAGAGCGCCGGGCGCCAGGATCTATCAGGATTGGAAGCTGGCGGTCGCCGATCCCGAGGTCGATCTGATCGATATCTGCCTGCCCGACCATCTCCACTACCCCGTTGCCAAGGCGGCCTTGCTGGCCGGCAAGCATGTCTATTGCGAGAAGCCACTGGCCAACACTGCCGATGAAGCGCGGGAGCTGGCCGAGATTGCCAGAGAGAAAGGCGTGATCACCCGTGTCGGTCATGCCTTTCCCCGCAATCCCGTCCACGACATGGCGAAAGACATCATCGATTCAGGCGAAATCGGCGAGATCAAGCTGTTCCGCGGCTGCCAGCACGTCGACATGTACGGCGATCCGACGGCACCCTTCATGTGGCGCGCCGACGGCAAGCTGGCGCCGACGGGGATCGTTGGGGACACGGGCTCGCATATCTTCAGCTTCATGGATTTCCTGGTCGGCCGCGTCAGTTCGCTGATCGCCGACAATCTGATCGTCACGCCGCGCCGGCCCGTCGTCGAGGGTCTTGCCTATGGCGAGCAGGTGAAACTGTCAGGCAACGAGTCCTGGGCCGATATCACCAACCCCGACGCCACTAACCTGTTGTGCCGCTTTGCCAATGGCGCCGGCGGGATCGTCGATTTCAGCCGTGTCGCCACCGGCCGCAAGTTCATGCAGACCTATGAAGTCTATGGAACGAAAGGCAGCATTGCCTATACCTATGACGAGATAAACCGGCTGCGCTTCTACTCCAACGACGACCGCACGGGGCGGCGTGGCTTCCGGGAGATCGACGTCGGCCCGGAAAATGCCACCTTCCGCGCTTTCCTGCCGCTGCCGAATTTCGGTATCGGCTATAACGAAAGCAAGATCATCGAGGTGGCCGAGGTGATCCGCTCGATCGTTGCAAACAAGCCGATGTGGCCGACCTTCGATACGGGCCACCACATCTGCCAGATCGTCGACGCATGCATGCAGTCCTCCCGGCAGAAGCGCTGGGTCGACATCCCGCTGGGCTGA
- a CDS encoding ABC transporter ATP-binding protein, protein MAFLEISGLRKRFGAVDILKGIDLELEKGGFLVLVGPSGCGKSTLLNTIAGLETITSGDIRIDGRDISGLHPSKRDIAMVFQSYALYPNMTVAGNIAFGMEIRGVPKEERAKAIKQVSDMLQIGHLLDRKPSQLSGGQRQRVAMGRALVRNPQVFLFDEPLSNLDAKLRVDMRTEIKRLHQRMGTTFVYVTHDQIEAMTLATKIAVLKDGVLQQFGTPAEIYNSPANLFVADFMGSPAMNLLNATVENGASGLAVALERPNGAPLRLPVVAGANGLSAYAGKQVIFGIRPEALTDPDGADRKARSLTEDDCLIEVVEPAGSDTFAVTKLGGKSVVARLRADAGIAPGQTTRLAFNLDKAVFFDPQSQVRIA, encoded by the coding sequence ATGGCCTTCCTGGAAATCTCCGGTCTCAGAAAACGCTTCGGCGCCGTCGACATTCTCAAGGGCATCGACCTCGAACTCGAAAAGGGCGGCTTCCTGGTGCTGGTCGGCCCGTCCGGCTGCGGCAAGTCGACCCTGCTCAACACCATTGCCGGGCTGGAGACGATCACCTCGGGCGACATCAGGATCGACGGGCGCGACATCAGCGGCCTGCATCCCTCCAAGCGCGACATCGCCATGGTATTCCAGTCCTATGCGCTCTATCCGAACATGACGGTGGCGGGCAATATCGCCTTCGGCATGGAGATCCGCGGCGTGCCGAAGGAGGAGCGGGCCAAGGCGATCAAGCAGGTCTCCGACATGCTGCAGATCGGCCATCTGCTCGACCGCAAGCCGTCGCAATTGTCCGGCGGCCAGCGCCAGCGCGTCGCCATGGGCCGGGCTTTGGTGCGCAATCCGCAGGTCTTCCTGTTCGACGAGCCGCTTTCCAATCTCGACGCCAAGCTGCGCGTCGACATGCGCACCGAGATCAAGCGGCTGCATCAGCGCATGGGCACCACCTTCGTCTATGTCACCCACGACCAGATCGAGGCGATGACGCTGGCGACCAAGATCGCCGTGCTGAAGGACGGGGTGCTGCAGCAGTTCGGCACGCCGGCCGAGATCTATAACAGCCCGGCCAATCTCTTCGTCGCCGACTTCATGGGATCGCCGGCGATGAACCTGCTCAACGCCACCGTCGAAAATGGCGCCTCCGGGCTTGCCGTCGCACTCGAACGGCCGAACGGCGCGCCGCTGAGATTGCCGGTGGTCGCCGGCGCCAACGGGTTGTCGGCCTATGCCGGCAAGCAGGTGATCTTCGGCATCCGCCCGGAGGCGCTAACCGACCCTGATGGTGCCGACCGCAAGGCGCGTTCGCTGACCGAGGACGACTGCCTGATCGAGGTCGTCGAACCGGCCGGCTCCGACACCTTCGCCGTCACCAAGCTCGGCGGCAAATCCGTCGTCGCCCGCCTGCGCGCCGATGCCGGCATCGCCCCCGGACAGACCACACGCCTCGCCTTCAATCTCGACAAGGCCGTGTTCTTCGATCCGCAGAGCCAGGTGCGGATCGCATGA
- a CDS encoding response regulator, with product MTSITIGVVDDHPLFREGVTRSLSEISDFAVVGEGASSDDAAMIAANNRPDIMLLDVSMPGGGLSAIGAVLTRSPTTKVLMLTVSEEVDTLLTALQRGAMGYVLKGVGSRGLAEAIQTVLSGSRYISPTMSTKVMENSLNGGAPDKNGLTPREREVMDLVAQGLSNKHIGLRLNLQEKTVKHHMTQILSKLGVSNRTEAALQWREQR from the coding sequence ATGACATCAATCACCATCGGCGTCGTGGACGACCATCCGCTTTTTCGCGAGGGCGTCACGCGCAGCCTGTCGGAGATCAGCGACTTCGCCGTCGTTGGTGAAGGCGCAAGCAGCGACGACGCAGCGATGATCGCTGCAAACAACCGTCCCGACATCATGCTGCTCGATGTCTCCATGCCCGGCGGCGGACTGTCGGCGATCGGCGCCGTGCTGACGCGCAGCCCGACAACAAAAGTGCTGATGTTGACGGTATCCGAGGAGGTGGACACGCTGCTGACAGCCCTGCAACGGGGCGCAATGGGCTATGTTCTCAAAGGCGTCGGCTCGCGTGGTCTCGCCGAAGCCATCCAGACGGTGCTGAGCGGATCACGATATATCTCGCCGACGATGTCGACAAAAGTCATGGAGAATTCGCTGAATGGCGGCGCCCCTGACAAGAACGGCCTAACGCCACGGGAACGCGAAGTGATGGATCTGGTCGCCCAAGGCTTGTCAAACAAACATATCGGCTTGCGTCTCAACCTGCAGGAAAAGACGGTGAAGCATCATATGACCCAGATTCTGAGCAAGCTCGGCGTTTCGAACAGGACTGAAGCGGCTCTCCAATGGCGCGAACAGCGCTAG
- a CDS encoding GMC oxidoreductase: MSSSPDIVIIGSGVGGSTVAAGLAATGAEILILEAGDHIADLPVNRDQRAIFQRGHFRPREVWYEANGKGFSPGNYYNVGGNSKFYGAVLSRYRKEDFGIIEHREGVSPAWPFPYEELEPWYSKAELIYQVRGSLGDDPTEPQHSTAYEFPPVPDEAPIADVRARLKAKGLHPFSLPLGLDLDAWLSKARTPWDAHPNARDGKMDAETAALAVALRHKNVRLETNARVTRLDTGSGSRIDRVTYVRNGETLTVSPDIVILSAGAVQSSVLLLRSKNDRFPRGLANSSDQVGRNFMNHNASAVIGVSPQFRNTAVYQKTFAFNDFYLSDGEGGPPLGNVQLLGRISEKVLKGSLPQAPEWLLRFITGHAIDFYAMSEDVPNPESRVMVDGDRIILQWQRTNWDAHLALVAKLKAILRSIGFPIVLSRPFDKRTPSHQCGTIRIGSDPATAPLDPYCRSYDHENLFVVDAGFLPTSAAVNPALTVASQALRVADHIASKDWQAKADPLAHAGSQIGQ, encoded by the coding sequence ATGAGCAGTTCACCAGACATCGTCATCATCGGCTCAGGCGTCGGCGGCTCCACTGTCGCCGCCGGCCTGGCCGCGACCGGCGCTGAGATATTGATCCTCGAAGCTGGCGATCACATTGCCGATCTTCCCGTCAACCGTGACCAGCGCGCCATCTTCCAGCGAGGGCATTTCCGCCCGAGGGAAGTCTGGTACGAGGCGAACGGCAAGGGCTTCAGTCCCGGCAATTATTACAATGTCGGCGGCAATTCGAAATTCTACGGCGCCGTCTTGTCGCGCTACCGCAAAGAAGACTTCGGCATCATCGAACACCGGGAAGGCGTGTCGCCGGCCTGGCCCTTTCCTTATGAGGAGTTGGAGCCCTGGTACTCGAAGGCGGAGCTCATATATCAGGTTCGCGGCAGTCTCGGCGACGATCCGACCGAACCGCAGCACTCGACTGCCTACGAATTCCCGCCCGTGCCCGACGAGGCGCCGATCGCCGATGTCAGGGCACGCCTCAAGGCGAAAGGCCTGCATCCGTTTTCGCTGCCGCTCGGCCTCGATCTTGACGCTTGGCTCTCCAAGGCGCGCACGCCTTGGGATGCCCATCCGAACGCGCGGGACGGCAAGATGGACGCCGAGACCGCCGCGCTTGCGGTGGCGTTGAGACACAAGAACGTCCGGCTCGAAACCAATGCGCGCGTGACGCGGCTCGATACCGGATCAGGCAGTCGGATCGACCGGGTCACCTATGTCAGGAACGGTGAGACGCTGACTGTCTCGCCTGACATCGTCATCCTTTCGGCCGGGGCGGTCCAATCGTCGGTGCTGTTGCTGCGGTCGAAGAACGACCGCTTCCCCAGGGGCCTCGCCAACTCGTCCGATCAGGTGGGACGCAACTTCATGAACCACAACGCCTCAGCCGTGATCGGCGTTTCGCCACAGTTCAGGAACACCGCCGTCTACCAGAAGACTTTTGCCTTCAACGATTTCTACCTTTCCGACGGAGAGGGGGGGCCGCCGCTGGGCAACGTGCAACTCCTCGGCCGTATCTCCGAGAAGGTTCTGAAGGGCTCGCTGCCGCAGGCTCCGGAATGGCTACTGCGCTTCATCACAGGCCATGCCATCGACTTCTACGCCATGAGCGAAGACGTGCCCAATCCCGAAAGCCGCGTCATGGTCGACGGCGATCGGATCATTCTCCAATGGCAGAGAACCAACTGGGACGCCCATCTGGCGCTCGTCGCCAAGCTGAAAGCCATCCTGCGGTCGATCGGGTTTCCGATCGTGCTGTCGCGGCCCTTCGACAAGCGCACGCCGTCCCATCAGTGCGGGACGATCCGGATCGGCAGCGACCCTGCGACGGCGCCGCTCGATCCCTATTGCCGGTCCTATGATCACGAAAACCTCTTCGTCGTCGACGCCGGCTTCCTGCCCACCTCGGCTGCGGTCAATCCGGCGCTGACCGTCGCCAGTCAGGCGCTGAGAGTTGCAGATCACATCGCATCGAAGGACTGGCAGGCAAAAGCAGATCCGTTGGCGCATGCCGGCTCTCAAATAGGACAGTAA
- a CDS encoding carbohydrate ABC transporter permease, with translation MSISASSPSHSSNTRWIGRLVIYGLLVIFAILYLMPLFVMLVTSFKTMDEIQGGNMLALPEAPTFDPWIKAWGETCVGLTCAGIKGYFWNSIKMVVPAVAISTIMGALNGYILTKWRFPGHTLVFGLMLFACFIPFQSVLLPMATILGSLGRFGVTLQNATGWNFGFGNSTINLVFVHVVYGLGFTTLFFRNFYEAFPTELVRAAQVDGASFFQIFRRIMLPNSLPIIVVTVIYQFTNIWNDFLFASAYAGTGDSMPMTVALNNVVNTSTGVVEYNVNMAAAMIAAVPTLIVYILAGRYFVRGLMAGAVKG, from the coding sequence ATGAGCATCTCGGCTTCCTCTCCCTCCCATTCCAGCAACACCCGCTGGATCGGCCGGCTGGTCATCTACGGCCTGCTGGTGATCTTCGCCATCCTCTACCTGATGCCGCTCTTCGTCATGCTCGTGACCTCGTTCAAGACGATGGACGAGATCCAGGGCGGCAACATGCTGGCGCTGCCTGAGGCCCCGACCTTCGATCCCTGGATCAAGGCCTGGGGCGAGACCTGCGTCGGGCTGACCTGCGCCGGCATCAAGGGCTACTTCTGGAACTCGATCAAGATGGTGGTGCCGGCGGTGGCCATCTCCACCATCATGGGAGCGCTGAACGGCTATATCCTGACCAAATGGCGTTTCCCCGGCCATACGCTGGTGTTCGGGCTGATGCTGTTTGCCTGCTTCATCCCGTTCCAGTCGGTGCTCTTGCCGATGGCGACCATCCTCGGCTCGCTCGGCCGCTTCGGCGTCACCCTGCAGAACGCCACCGGCTGGAACTTCGGCTTCGGCAATTCCACGATCAACCTGGTCTTCGTCCATGTCGTCTATGGCTTGGGCTTCACCACGCTGTTCTTCCGCAATTTCTACGAGGCCTTTCCGACCGAGCTGGTCCGCGCCGCCCAGGTCGACGGCGCCAGCTTCTTCCAGATCTTCCGCCGCATCATGCTGCCGAACTCGCTGCCGATCATCGTCGTCACCGTCATCTACCAGTTCACCAACATCTGGAACGACTTCCTGTTTGCCTCGGCCTATGCCGGCACTGGCGACTCCATGCCGATGACGGTGGCGCTCAACAATGTCGTCAACACCTCGACCGGAGTGGTCGAATACAATGTCAACATGGCGGCGGCGATGATCGCGGCCGTTCCGACACTCATCGTCTATATCCTCGCCGGCCGCTACTTCGTGCGCGGTCTGATGGCGGGCGCAGTCAAAGGGTAA
- a CDS encoding FAD-dependent oxidoreductase: MSTAVPQEILDALTDVDMPKLPSEIASSEAIRLAGIEVPVYRAGCVVVGSGAAGLRAAVEMKRRGDDVVIISQSAWGGTSACSGSDKQTLHTADTADQGDNYKAMARAIRSGGAMDEDTAYAEAVGSSRMMASLQFLGLPLPQDPLGGTLRYQTDHDEVGRATSCGPRTSRLMVKVLAEEAIRLAVPFYNQTTAVKILTEGEGSGRRVVGMLTMRASDRAEANPLGIALFVSDVIVLAAGGPGELYRDSVYPNGCFGSLGLALEAGVELVNLTESQFGIGTRREGFPWNLSGTYVQAIPHIYSVDADGVEYHFLAQYYRSTPELASNVFRKGYQWPFHATRMLDFRSSLVDLAIFCETAAGRRVFMDFNRNPLPVPGDLPFSLERLDDDVRLYLGKAGAGQEMPIDRLKHMNPLSIELYRRYKIDIAADPLEFAVNNQHMNGGILVDTWGRSSLAGCYAVGEAAGTHGVTRPGGAALNAGQVFGTRAAEHIGANGKAKRAAAGDMSAIAEPGIAEMLATLRTGSPLTVKSVRSQVQARMSEKAGIICDQESVAQALIEARRLNADIRAGGLAYGRAAEAVRGVQWRHMALASEAVLSALDFFIGNGGGSRGARAICDPEGESLPHARTGPLEEYRFRREREEDRNEQIVVRLEGDEIRLSKRANRRLDETARSFFERDWPAWLTGRIYDLSLDE, from the coding sequence ATGAGCACAGCTGTTCCGCAGGAAATTCTCGACGCATTGACCGATGTCGATATGCCCAAGCTTCCGTCCGAGATCGCCTCATCGGAAGCGATCCGGCTCGCCGGCATCGAGGTGCCTGTCTATCGGGCCGGCTGCGTCGTCGTCGGATCGGGTGCCGCAGGTCTGCGTGCGGCCGTGGAAATGAAGCGGCGCGGCGACGACGTCGTCATCATCAGCCAAAGCGCCTGGGGCGGAACCTCGGCCTGCTCCGGATCCGACAAGCAGACCCTGCACACCGCCGATACGGCCGATCAGGGCGACAATTACAAGGCGATGGCCCGCGCCATCCGCAGCGGCGGTGCTATGGACGAGGACACGGCCTATGCCGAGGCCGTCGGCTCGTCGCGGATGATGGCGTCGCTGCAGTTCCTCGGGCTGCCGCTGCCGCAGGATCCGCTCGGGGGAACGCTGCGATATCAGACCGACCATGACGAGGTCGGCCGCGCCACCAGCTGCGGCCCGCGCACCTCGCGCCTGATGGTCAAGGTGCTGGCCGAGGAGGCGATCCGGCTTGCTGTGCCGTTCTACAACCAGACCACTGCGGTGAAAATCCTCACCGAAGGCGAGGGGTCGGGACGCCGCGTCGTCGGCATGCTCACTATGCGCGCCAGCGACCGCGCGGAGGCGAACCCGCTGGGCATCGCCCTCTTCGTCAGTGACGTGATCGTGCTGGCCGCCGGCGGCCCGGGCGAGCTCTACCGTGACAGTGTCTACCCCAACGGCTGCTTCGGCTCGCTCGGACTGGCGCTCGAGGCAGGTGTCGAACTCGTTAACCTCACCGAAAGCCAGTTCGGCATCGGAACGCGCAGGGAAGGCTTCCCGTGGAATCTGTCGGGCACTTACGTCCAGGCGATCCCGCATATCTACTCGGTTGATGCCGATGGCGTCGAATATCACTTTCTGGCGCAATATTATCGCAGCACACCGGAATTGGCGTCGAACGTCTTCCGCAAGGGCTATCAATGGCCGTTTCATGCGACGCGCATGCTCGATTTCCGCTCGAGCCTGGTAGACCTCGCCATCTTTTGCGAAACCGCTGCCGGCCGGCGTGTCTTCATGGACTTCAATCGCAATCCGCTGCCGGTGCCGGGCGATCTGCCGTTCAGCCTGGAGAGGCTGGATGATGACGTTCGCCTCTATCTCGGTAAGGCCGGCGCCGGCCAGGAGATGCCGATCGACCGGTTGAAGCACATGAACCCGCTGTCGATCGAACTCTACCGCCGCTACAAGATCGACATCGCCGCCGATCCTTTGGAATTCGCCGTCAATAACCAGCATATGAATGGCGGCATCCTGGTCGACACCTGGGGCCGCAGCAGCCTTGCCGGCTGTTACGCCGTCGGCGAAGCGGCGGGCACACACGGTGTCACGCGGCCCGGCGGCGCAGCGCTCAATGCCGGGCAGGTCTTCGGCACACGGGCGGCCGAGCATATCGGCGCAAACGGCAAGGCCAAGCGGGCGGCTGCAGGCGATATGTCCGCTATCGCAGAGCCAGGTATCGCCGAGATGCTGGCCACCCTTCGCACCGGGAGCCCGCTCACGGTCAAATCGGTCCGCTCTCAAGTGCAGGCACGAATGAGCGAGAAGGCCGGCATCATCTGCGATCAGGAGAGCGTCGCCCAGGCCCTGATCGAGGCGCGGAGGCTGAATGCCGACATTCGCGCTGGCGGCCTCGCTTACGGCCGCGCCGCCGAGGCGGTCCGCGGTGTGCAATGGCGGCACATGGCGTTGGCCTCCGAAGCGGTGCTGAGCGCCCTCGACTTCTTCATTGGCAATGGCGGCGGCAGCCGCGGGGCGCGGGCGATATGCGATCCGGAAGGCGAATCCCTTCCGCATGCGCGTACGGGCCCACTCGAGGAATATCGCTTCCGAAGGGAACGCGAAGAGGATCGGAACGAGCAGATCGTCGTTCGGCTCGAGGGCGATGAGATCAGGCTTTCCAAACGCGCAAACCGCCGCTTGGACGAAACCGCCAGGTCATTCTTCGAGCGAGACTGGCCGGCCTGGCTGACGGGCCGGATATACGATCTCTCCCTCGACGAATGA
- a CDS encoding GMC family oxidoreductase, with product MGFDYIITGAGPAGCVLASRLSEDPDVKVLLLEAGGGDWNPLFHMPAGFAKMTKGVASWGWETVPQKHMKGRVLRYTQAKVIGGGSSINAQLYTRGNAADYDLWASEDGCEGWDYRSILPYFKRAEDNQRFANDYHAYGGPLGVSMPAAALPICDAYIRAGQELGIPYNHDFNGRQQAGVGFYQLTQRNRRRSSASLAYLSPIKGRKNLTVRTGTRVAGIVLEGRRAVGVEIATAHGSEIVRAEREVLVSSGAIGSPKLLLQSGIGPADHLKSVGLKVNHDLPGVGGNLQDHLDLFVIAECTGDHTYDGVAKLHRTLWAGIQYVLFRTGPVASSLFETGGFWYADPHARSPDIQFHLGLGSGIEAGVERLKNAGVTLNSAYLHPRSRGTVRLSSSDPGAAPLIDPNYWSDPHDRQMSLEGLKLAREIMQQAALKPYVMAERLPGPKVTTDEQLFDYGCANAKTDHHPVGTCKMGTGPDAVVGLDLKVHGLEGLRVCDSSVMPRVPSCNTNAPTIMVGEKGSDLIRGLPALPSAIFAYERNDTRPRARAEIR from the coding sequence ATGGGATTCGATTATATCATCACCGGTGCCGGTCCTGCAGGCTGCGTCCTGGCAAGCCGGCTCAGCGAGGATCCCGATGTCAAGGTGCTGCTTCTCGAAGCGGGCGGCGGCGACTGGAATCCTCTTTTTCACATGCCGGCCGGCTTCGCCAAGATGACCAAGGGCGTGGCGAGCTGGGGATGGGAAACCGTCCCCCAGAAGCACATGAAGGGTAGGGTGCTTCGTTACACCCAGGCGAAGGTCATCGGCGGCGGCTCGTCGATCAACGCCCAGCTCTACACGCGCGGAAACGCGGCCGACTATGATCTCTGGGCCAGCGAAGACGGCTGCGAGGGCTGGGACTATCGCTCGATCCTGCCCTATTTCAAACGGGCGGAGGACAATCAGCGCTTCGCCAACGACTACCATGCCTATGGCGGCCCGCTGGGCGTGTCGATGCCGGCGGCAGCGCTGCCGATCTGCGACGCCTATATCCGCGCAGGGCAGGAACTCGGCATTCCCTATAACCACGATTTCAACGGCCGCCAGCAAGCCGGTGTCGGGTTTTACCAGCTGACCCAGCGCAACCGCCGCCGGTCCTCGGCATCGCTCGCCTATCTCTCGCCGATCAAGGGCCGGAAAAACCTGACGGTCCGAACCGGGACGCGCGTCGCGGGCATCGTGCTGGAAGGACGCCGCGCTGTCGGCGTCGAGATCGCAACGGCGCACGGTTCCGAGATCGTGCGCGCCGAGCGCGAAGTCCTGGTCTCGTCAGGCGCGATCGGATCGCCGAAGTTGCTTCTGCAGTCCGGCATCGGGCCGGCCGATCACCTCAAATCGGTGGGCCTCAAGGTGAATCACGATCTGCCGGGTGTCGGCGGCAATCTTCAGGATCACCTCGATCTTTTCGTCATCGCCGAATGCACCGGCGATCACACCTACGACGGCGTCGCGAAGCTGCACCGCACGCTTTGGGCCGGCATTCAATATGTCCTGTTCCGCACCGGCCCGGTGGCATCGTCGCTCTTCGAGACCGGCGGCTTCTGGTATGCCGATCCTCATGCCCGGTCTCCCGATATCCAGTTTCACCTAGGTCTGGGATCGGGCATCGAAGCCGGTGTCGAGCGGCTGAAGAATGCGGGCGTGACGCTCAATTCTGCCTATCTGCATCCGCGCTCGCGGGGGACGGTGCGGCTATCGTCGTCCGACCCGGGCGCCGCGCCTCTGATCGATCCCAATTACTGGTCCGATCCGCACGACAGGCAGATGTCGTTGGAGGGACTCAAGCTCGCCCGCGAAATCATGCAGCAGGCGGCGCTGAAGCCCTATGTCATGGCCGAAAGGCTTCCTGGCCCGAAGGTCACGACTGACGAGCAACTGTTCGACTACGGCTGCGCAAATGCCAAGACCGATCATCACCCGGTGGGCACCTGCAAGATGGGAACCGGGCCGGACGCGGTGGTCGGGCTGGATCTCAAGGTCCATGGGCTGGAGGGCCTGAGGGTCTGCGATTCCTCCGTCATGCCGCGCGTACCGTCCTGCAATACCAACGCGCCGACGATCATGGTCGGCGAAAAGGGATCGGACCTTATTCGGGGTCTGCCGGCGCTGCCCTCCGCCATTTTCGCCTATGAGCGCAACGATACCAGGCCACGAGCCCGCGCAGAAATCCGCTAA
- a CDS encoding carbohydrate ABC transporter permease, which yields MSTVATTDPVLTPRRATPISLRGRLQDALPKIVLAPSFVITLIFVYGFIVWTAYLSFTNSKTFPSYALTGPRAYQRLWRWTFESDPPSSWYTSITNMAIFGFLYVGICLALGLFLAILLDQKIRGEGLLRPIFLYPMALSFIVTGVAWKWFLDPGLGLEQTLHHFGWTSFHFDWIKNKDFVIYTVVIAGVWQASGFVMAMFLAGLRGIDGEIMKAAQIDGASPLQLYRRIVIPLLRPIFLSAFIVLAHMAIKSYDLVVALTSGGPGGSAWLPSNFMYEYTFKRNEMAVGSASAIIMLMTISAIIVPYLYSELKEKAR from the coding sequence ATGAGCACAGTTGCCACCACCGATCCGGTTCTGACACCCCGGCGAGCGACGCCGATCTCGCTCAGAGGCCGGCTGCAGGATGCGCTGCCGAAGATCGTGCTGGCGCCGAGCTTCGTTATCACCCTCATCTTCGTCTACGGCTTCATCGTCTGGACGGCCTATCTCTCCTTCACCAATTCCAAGACCTTTCCGTCTTATGCGCTGACGGGGCCACGCGCCTATCAGCGGCTGTGGCGCTGGACCTTCGAGAGCGATCCGCCGTCATCCTGGTATACCTCGATCACCAACATGGCGATCTTCGGCTTCCTCTATGTCGGCATCTGCCTGGCGCTCGGCCTTTTCCTGGCCATCCTGCTCGACCAGAAGATCCGCGGCGAGGGGTTGCTGCGGCCGATCTTCCTCTATCCGATGGCGCTCTCCTTCATCGTCACCGGGGTGGCCTGGAAGTGGTTCCTCGATCCCGGCCTCGGGCTGGAGCAGACGCTGCATCACTTCGGCTGGACGAGCTTCCACTTCGACTGGATCAAGAACAAGGACTTCGTCATCTATACCGTCGTCATCGCCGGTGTCTGGCAGGCGTCGGGCTTCGTCATGGCGATGTTCCTGGCGGGGCTTCGCGGCATCGACGGCGAGATCATGAAGGCGGCGCAGATCGACGGCGCCTCGCCCTTGCAGCTTTATCGCCGCATCGTCATTCCGCTGCTGCGGCCGATCTTCCTCTCCGCCTTCATCGTGCTCGCCCATATGGCGATCAAGTCCTACGACCTTGTGGTGGCGCTGACCTCGGGCGGGCCGGGCGGCTCGGCCTGGCTGCCGTCCAACTTCATGTATGAATACACCTTCAAGCGCAACGAGATGGCCGTCGGCTCGGCCAGCGCCATCATCATGCTGATGACGATCTCGGCGATCATCGTGCCCTATCTCTATTCCGAACTGAAGGAGAAGGCGCGATGA